A region of alpha proteobacterium U9-1i DNA encodes the following proteins:
- a CDS encoding glycosyltransferase, whose translation MRVAYFAHELSDPAVSKRVRLLRLAGCDVELLGFERARFGDALAPQRHVLGRTESGKFLQRILAVIRALPLAHRLRDVWGSTNVIIARNLEMLALVMLLTHVRGDRRRVVYECLDIHRLMIADGPFSDLLRWIERLCLARTSLVLTSSPAFEEKHFRNRQKFAGEVMIVENKVLAFDEPPARIVALPAIPPWRIAWCGVLRCRKSFDILDSVSRQLDGGLIVDLWGVPALDQIPNFQARVDANPHLNFHGRYQPDDLAKIYGGAHFVWAIDYYEAGGNSDWLLPNRLYEGLRFAGVPIALIGTETARWLTSRCLGVTLGEPLAAELFQHLKTLPAWRHAHMREAVTRSDPRDIAFTLPECREIARRLLGVPVAANAA comes from the coding sequence ATGCGCGTCGCCTACTTTGCCCACGAACTGTCGGACCCAGCCGTCAGCAAGCGCGTGCGCTTGCTGCGCCTCGCTGGTTGTGACGTCGAATTGTTGGGGTTCGAGCGCGCACGCTTTGGCGACGCACTCGCGCCGCAGCGCCACGTACTGGGCCGCACCGAAAGCGGCAAATTCCTGCAACGTATTCTTGCAGTCATTCGCGCCTTGCCATTGGCGCATCGGCTCCGCGATGTGTGGGGCTCAACCAACGTCATCATCGCCCGCAACCTCGAAATGTTGGCGTTGGTGATGCTGCTGACGCATGTCCGCGGCGATCGTCGGCGCGTCGTTTATGAATGCCTCGACATTCACCGCTTGATGATCGCCGACGGCCCGTTCAGCGACCTTCTCCGGTGGATCGAACGCTTGTGCTTAGCGCGCACCTCGCTTGTGCTGACGAGTTCACCTGCGTTCGAGGAAAAGCACTTCCGTAATCGTCAGAAGTTCGCCGGCGAAGTGATGATCGTCGAGAACAAGGTGCTGGCGTTCGACGAGCCGCCGGCTCGCATCGTCGCGCTGCCCGCCATCCCACCGTGGCGCATCGCCTGGTGCGGCGTTCTTCGTTGCCGCAAGAGTTTCGATATCCTTGACAGCGTGTCGCGCCAACTCGATGGCGGGCTGATCGTCGATTTGTGGGGCGTGCCTGCGCTTGATCAGATTCCGAACTTCCAAGCGCGAGTGGATGCGAATCCACACCTAAACTTCCACGGCCGCTATCAGCCCGACGATCTGGCCAAGATCTATGGCGGCGCGCATTTCGTTTGGGCGATCGACTATTACGAGGCCGGCGGCAATTCCGACTGGCTGCTCCCGAACCGGCTTTATGAGGGGTTGCGCTTCGCCGGCGTGCCGATCGCGCTGATCGGCACCGAGACCGCACGCTGGCTCACCAGCCGGTGCTTGGGCGTCACGCTCGGCGAACCGCTAGCGGCTGAACTTTTCCAACATTTGAAAACGTTGCCCGCGTGGCGCCACGCGCATATGCGCGAAGCCGTCACGCGCTCTGATCCACGCGACATCGCGTTTACGCTGCCCGAATGCCGCGAGATTGCGCGGCGCTTGCTCGGCGTTCCAGTTGCGGCCAACGCCGCATGA
- a CDS encoding succinoglycan biosynthesis protein exoA translates to MSVLVVIPCLNEEAYLPGLLAQLSADDNVARIVVADGGSTDRSAEIVRRAAEADARIVLLHNPARIQSAGVNLAIKTHGGEAAFFVRVDAHAGYPSNFIATLLAAQSETNADSVTVSMRAVARLGACFQHAASAAQNSALGAGGSAHRSGGARRWVDHGHHALFRTSTFVGVGGYDERFSHNEDAELDLRIVQSGAKILLAADILIDYYPRKTPSALARQYFNFGHGRARTTRKHDVALKARQLAPAMIAPVIALAAFAPISVWFAAPMLSWLGLCLGYGAILGLRERNSCAAGAGIAAAIMHAAWSLGFIVGLTSARRDAVHSSANA, encoded by the coding sequence ATGAGCGTCCTCGTCGTCATCCCTTGCCTCAACGAAGAAGCATATCTACCCGGCCTGCTCGCGCAGCTGAGCGCCGACGACAACGTTGCGCGCATCGTTGTCGCCGACGGCGGCTCCACGGATCGCAGCGCCGAGATCGTGCGTCGCGCCGCCGAGGCCGACGCTCGTATCGTGCTGCTGCACAATCCAGCGCGCATCCAATCCGCCGGCGTCAATCTCGCAATCAAAACACACGGTGGCGAGGCTGCGTTCTTCGTTCGCGTTGACGCTCACGCGGGCTATCCCTCGAATTTCATCGCTACATTGCTTGCCGCGCAGAGCGAAACCAACGCCGATAGCGTCACCGTCTCGATGCGTGCGGTTGCGCGGTTGGGGGCGTGCTTTCAGCACGCCGCGTCCGCGGCGCAGAATAGCGCGCTGGGCGCGGGCGGTTCGGCGCATCGCAGCGGCGGTGCGCGCCGTTGGGTCGATCACGGCCACCACGCGCTCTTCCGCACCTCAACGTTCGTCGGCGTTGGCGGTTACGACGAACGCTTCAGCCACAATGAGGATGCGGAACTGGATCTCCGCATCGTGCAAAGCGGCGCCAAGATCCTCCTCGCGGCGGACATCCTGATTGATTATTACCCACGCAAAACGCCTTCGGCTCTCGCGCGCCAATATTTCAATTTCGGCCATGGCCGCGCGCGAACAACGCGCAAACACGACGTCGCCCTCAAGGCGCGCCAACTCGCTCCAGCGATGATCGCCCCAGTGATCGCACTCGCGGCGTTTGCGCCGATCTCTGTGTGGTTTGCTGCGCCCATGCTCAGCTGGCTCGGGCTTTGCCTCGGCTACGGCGCGATTTTGGGGCTTCGCGAACGCAATTCTTGCGCCGCCGGCGCGGGAATAGCCGCCGCAATCATGCACGCGGCGTGGTCCCTTGGTTTTATCGTGGGGCTAACCTCAGCACGGCGCGACGCGGTTCATTCCTCGGCCAACGCGTAA
- a CDS encoding endo-1,3-1,4-beta-glycanase (C-terminal secretion signal protein) has protein sequence MIRRWILTLCLALACGAGVAHAQQAASARGALRLTFEDQFDRLRLRHGDTGVWSTTFGYDGIANRTLTSNRELQLYVEPGFTGTGQVPLGFEPFEIRQGVLRIKAARVPRRIARRMWNYRYASGLINTRQSFSQTYGYFEMRARLPEGAGMWPAFWLLPADGSWPPEIDVLEHLGRDPTTVYVGLKTNEGNDGGVQAINVPTATSAFHTYGVLWTREQVTWFIDGFEVRRRATPGDMHQPMYMLVNLAIGGAWAGSPNRRTPFPVIMEVDYVRAYALAEE, from the coding sequence ATGATCCGCCGTTGGATTTTGACGTTGTGCTTGGCGCTCGCGTGCGGTGCTGGCGTGGCCCACGCACAGCAAGCCGCATCTGCGCGCGGCGCGTTGCGCCTTACCTTTGAGGATCAGTTTGATCGGCTACGGCTGCGCCACGGCGACACCGGCGTATGGTCCACGACGTTTGGCTATGACGGCATCGCCAACCGAACGCTCACCTCCAACCGTGAGCTTCAGCTTTATGTAGAGCCAGGTTTCACCGGTACCGGACAAGTACCACTGGGCTTTGAGCCGTTCGAAATTCGCCAGGGTGTGCTGCGCATCAAGGCGGCACGCGTTCCGCGACGGATCGCGCGGCGGATGTGGAACTATCGCTACGCGTCGGGCCTCATCAACACGCGCCAGAGCTTTAGCCAGACCTATGGCTATTTCGAAATGCGTGCGCGCTTGCCCGAGGGCGCGGGCATGTGGCCGGCGTTCTGGTTGTTGCCGGCGGATGGGTCGTGGCCGCCGGAGATCGATGTGCTTGAACATCTCGGCCGCGATCCGACGACCGTGTATGTCGGCCTCAAGACGAACGAGGGAAATGACGGCGGCGTGCAAGCGATTAATGTGCCCACCGCGACATCCGCCTTTCACACATACGGCGTCTTGTGGACGCGTGAGCAGGTGACTTGGTTCATCGACGGCTTCGAAGTGCGGCGCCGCGCAACGCCAGGTGACATGCACCAACCGATGTACATGCTGGTGAACCTAGCGATCGGCGGAGCGTGGGCGGGCTCGCCCAATCGGCGCACGCCGTTCCCAGTGATCATGGAAGTGGATTACGTGCGCGCTTACGCGTTGGCCGAGGAATGA
- a CDS encoding undecaprenyl-phosphate galactosephosphotransferase produces MRPSQWWRLRDSAHTFQKRPLKALNSALALRILGDEGQGGFMLVQMPRGASGQEPPGPPKSECTPFEAGLRRDLANAPIVSYESLIGGSPKRVFDLVVATLTSPIWLLMLVVSTLAARIRHAGPLFVAEERIGYGSHAFKAFRLQLAPPKAVIEMLRPGTQTATPLNAESRAAKWQRALERLPQMFNVLRGEMSLVGPGPLRRDEVDALRTARRYYLSARPGIIGLGDGDGDEESVGGPYKIYALSWSIWHDILIATRAVRELRDRGELWRPGLRLRFRDLPLPVKPPASAGGRRRAQ; encoded by the coding sequence GTGCGCCCATCGCAGTGGTGGCGCCTGCGCGACAGCGCGCACACCTTTCAAAAACGTCCGCTAAAGGCGTTGAATTCCGCTCTCGCTTTGCGCATTTTGGGCGATGAGGGTCAAGGGGGCTTTATGCTCGTTCAAATGCCTCGCGGCGCCTCCGGTCAAGAGCCGCCAGGGCCACCAAAGTCGGAATGCACGCCGTTCGAAGCTGGGCTTCGTCGCGATCTCGCGAACGCGCCGATCGTTTCTTACGAGTCGCTGATTGGCGGTTCGCCGAAACGCGTGTTCGATCTCGTCGTCGCGACTTTGACGTCGCCGATTTGGCTGTTGATGCTCGTTGTCAGCACGCTGGCGGCGCGTATCCGCCACGCGGGGCCATTGTTCGTCGCCGAGGAACGCATTGGCTATGGCAGCCACGCGTTTAAGGCGTTTCGTCTTCAACTCGCGCCGCCGAAAGCGGTGATCGAAATGCTGCGGCCGGGAACGCAAACCGCGACCCCGCTGAATGCAGAGAGCCGCGCCGCCAAGTGGCAGCGCGCTCTTGAGCGCCTGCCGCAGATGTTCAACGTGCTGCGCGGCGAGATGAGTTTGGTTGGTCCAGGGCCGCTGCGTCGGGACGAAGTTGACGCGCTGCGTACGGCGCGACGTTATTATCTGAGCGCTCGGCCCGGCATCATCGGCCTCGGCGATGGCGATGGCGATGAAGAGAGCGTCGGCGGCCCATATAAAATTTACGCTTTGTCGTGGTCGATCTGGCACGACATCCTGATCGCAACGCGCGCCGTGCGCGAATTGCGCGATCGAGGCGAGCTGTGGCGGCCAGGATTGCGTCTGCGCTTCCGCGATCTTCCATTGCCTGTTAAGCCGCCAGCGTCAGCCGGTGGACGGCGCCGCGCGCAATAA